A region of Streptomyces sp. TG1A-60 DNA encodes the following proteins:
- the paaA gene encoding 1,2-phenylacetyl-CoA epoxidase subunit PaaA, whose translation MTTTDSAGAPSQDPEDTPDALQEHFDATIARNQRIEPRDWMPEGYRKTLVRQIAQHAHSEIVGMQPEGEWITRAPSLRRKAILFAKVQDEAGHGLYLYSAAETLGADRADLTRRLIEGRQKYSSIFNYPTASFADVGVIGWFVDGAAICNQVPLCRSSYGPYARAMVRICKEESFHQRQGYELLLTMMRGTAEQREMVQDAVNRWWWPSLMMFGPPDDASPNSARSMAWKIKRHSNDELRQRFVDMTVPQAEKLGVTLPDPELRWNEERGRHDFGTPDWDELKRVITGDGPCNAQRMERRRTAHEEGAWVREAATAHAARQSERARKGTAA comes from the coding sequence ATGACGACGACAGACTCCGCCGGGGCGCCGTCCCAGGACCCCGAGGACACCCCGGACGCGCTCCAGGAGCACTTCGACGCGACGATCGCGCGGAACCAGCGGATCGAGCCGCGCGACTGGATGCCCGAGGGCTACCGCAAGACCCTCGTCCGGCAGATCGCGCAGCACGCGCACTCCGAGATCGTCGGCATGCAGCCGGAGGGCGAGTGGATCACCCGGGCGCCCTCGCTGCGCCGCAAGGCGATCCTCTTCGCCAAGGTCCAGGACGAGGCGGGCCACGGGCTGTATCTGTACTCGGCGGCGGAGACCCTCGGCGCCGACCGCGCGGACCTGACCCGGCGGCTGATCGAGGGCCGTCAGAAGTACTCGTCGATCTTCAACTACCCGACGGCGAGCTTCGCCGACGTGGGCGTCATCGGCTGGTTCGTGGACGGCGCGGCGATCTGCAACCAGGTCCCGCTGTGCCGGAGTTCGTACGGACCCTACGCGCGCGCGATGGTGCGGATCTGCAAGGAGGAGTCGTTCCACCAGCGCCAGGGCTACGAACTGCTGCTGACGATGATGCGCGGCACCGCCGAACAGCGCGAGATGGTCCAGGACGCGGTGAACCGCTGGTGGTGGCCGTCACTGATGATGTTCGGCCCGCCCGACGACGCCTCGCCCAACTCCGCGCGGTCCATGGCCTGGAAGATCAAGCGGCACTCCAACGACGAACTGCGGCAGCGGTTCGTCGACATGACCGTCCCGCAGGCCGAGAAGCTGGGCGTCACCCTGCCCGACCCGGAGCTGCGCTGGAACGAGGAGCGAGGCCGCCACGACTTCGGCACCCCCGACTGGGACGAGCTGAAGCGCGTGATCACCGGCGACGGGCCGTGCAACGCACAGCGGATGGAGCGGCGCAGGACGGCCCACGAGGAAGGCGCCTGGGTCCGCGAGGCGGCCACCGCCCACGCGGCCCGGCAGAGCGAGCGAGCCCGGAAGGGGACGGCGGCATGA
- the paaB gene encoding 1,2-phenylacetyl-CoA epoxidase subunit PaaB: protein MTGTNKGDWPLYEVFVRGKRGLNHVHVGSLHAADDTMALTHARDLYTRRNEGVSIWVVRSAHIAASTRDEKDPFFEPSADKVYRHPTFYDIPDDVPHI, encoded by the coding sequence ATGACCGGCACGAACAAGGGCGACTGGCCGCTGTACGAGGTCTTCGTGCGCGGCAAGCGCGGGCTGAACCACGTCCACGTGGGCTCGCTGCACGCCGCCGACGACACCATGGCCCTCACCCACGCCCGCGACCTGTACACCCGCCGCAACGAGGGCGTCTCGATCTGGGTGGTGCGCTCCGCGCACATCGCCGCCTCCACCCGCGACGAGAAGGACCCGTTCTTCGAGCCCAGCGCCGACAAGGTGTACCGCCACCCCACCTTCTACGACATCCCCGACGACGTCCCGCACATCTGA
- the paaC gene encoding 1,2-phenylacetyl-CoA epoxidase subunit PaaC, producing the protein MSDDHVYLTLAEGHEDDARWAYGTGFEDPLHGVDTAVPEGVDTARLAADCVALADDALVSAQRLAEWTTRAPELEEEVALANIGLDLLGQARLLYSRAGQVDGTGRGEDAYAYFRDADDFRNVRLAELPIGDFAFSIVRLLVLSSWRLAHFERLVDHPDPVLAAIAAKGVKELTYHRQYAAEWAVRLGDGTPRSHRRMRKAMEQVAPYFGELFTACDVREAVAAVLRQVTEAAGLPMPVYRPLAGAGRAGDHGEHLAPLLAELQSVARAHPGATW; encoded by the coding sequence ATGAGTGACGACCACGTCTACCTGACCCTCGCCGAGGGACACGAGGACGACGCCCGGTGGGCGTACGGCACCGGCTTCGAGGACCCTCTGCACGGTGTCGACACCGCCGTGCCCGAGGGCGTCGACACCGCCCGGCTCGCCGCGGACTGCGTCGCCCTCGCCGACGACGCCCTGGTCAGCGCCCAGCGCCTCGCCGAGTGGACCACCCGCGCCCCCGAACTGGAGGAGGAGGTCGCCCTCGCCAACATCGGCCTCGATCTCCTCGGCCAGGCCCGTCTGCTGTACTCCCGCGCCGGCCAGGTCGACGGCACGGGACGCGGCGAGGACGCGTACGCCTATTTCCGGGACGCCGACGACTTCCGCAACGTACGCCTCGCCGAACTCCCGATCGGCGACTTCGCGTTCTCCATCGTGCGGCTCCTCGTCCTGTCCAGCTGGCGCCTCGCCCACTTCGAACGGCTCGTCGACCATCCCGACCCGGTCCTGGCCGCGATCGCCGCGAAGGGGGTCAAGGAGCTGACGTACCACCGGCAGTACGCCGCCGAGTGGGCCGTGCGGCTGGGCGACGGCACGCCTCGGTCGCACCGGCGGATGCGCAAGGCGATGGAGCAAGTGGCCCCGTACTTCGGCGAGTTGTTCACCGCCTGTGACGTACGGGAGGCGGTCGCCGCCGTGCTGCGCCAGGTCACCGAGGCGGCCGGGCTGCCCATGCCGGTGTACCGGCCGCTGGCGGGCGCGGGCCGCGCCGGCGACCACGGCGAACATCTCGCGCCGCTGCTCGCCGAGTTGCAGAGCGTGGCCCGCGCCCACCCGGGGGCGACATGGTGA
- the paaD gene encoding 1,2-phenylacetyl-CoA epoxidase subunit PaaD, with amino-acid sequence MVTTLTGARRARHIAEQVPDPELPMLTLADLGVLRDVELTEDGTVVASLTPTYSGCPAMAEMRADVAARLRAAGYERVEIRTVLYPPWTTDWITDTGRRKLTEHGIAPPAAAPRGPVPLLLSPTRRTVPCPRCASADTEETSRFAATSCKSLWRCRTCREPFEYVKEI; translated from the coding sequence ATGGTGACCACCCTGACCGGCGCGCGGCGCGCCCGGCACATCGCCGAGCAGGTGCCGGACCCCGAACTGCCCATGCTGACCCTCGCCGACCTCGGCGTCCTGCGGGACGTGGAGCTGACCGAGGACGGCACGGTGGTCGCGAGCCTGACCCCGACCTATTCGGGCTGCCCGGCCATGGCCGAGATGCGCGCCGACGTGGCCGCGCGACTGCGGGCAGCCGGATATGAGCGGGTGGAGATCCGCACGGTCCTGTACCCGCCGTGGACCACCGACTGGATCACCGACACCGGCCGACGCAAACTCACCGAACACGGCATCGCCCCACCCGCGGCGGCCCCCCGAGGGCCCGTCCCCCTCCTGCTGTCACCCACCCGCCGCACGGTCCCCTGCCCCCGGTGCGCGTCGGCCGACACCGAGGAGACCTCCCGCTTCGCCGCCACGTCCTGCAAGTCCCTGTGGCGCTGCCGCACCTGCCGCGAGCCGTTCGAGTACGTCAAGGAGATCTGA